The Pagrus major chromosome 24, Pma_NU_1.0 region gttttgtgtccgtgtggttgttttgtgtctctgtggttgttttgtgtccgtgtggttgttttgtgtctctgtggttgttttgtgtccgtgtggttgttttgtgtctctgtggttgttttgtgtctctgtggttgttttgtgtccgtgtggttgttttgtgtctctgtggttgttttgtgtctctgtggttgttttgtgtccgtgtggttgttttgtgtctctgtggttgttttgtgtctctgtggttgttttgtgtccgtgtggttgttttgtgtctctgtggttgttttgtgtctctgtggttgttttgtgtccgtgtggttgttttgtgtctctgtggttgttttgtgtctctgtggttgttttgtgtctctgtggttgttttgaaacatgttttgtttcctctgcttTCATCTCTTTACTTTCATGTGTCCTCGTCCTGCTAATTGATCTTCCCTTCCTTTACTTTTTGCCTCCGTCTCTTCTTCACGTCATGTTCATGTTAGTGGATCATGTGGAGGTGAACAGTAGAAGAAGAGTGACGGAGGCACCACGAGGCGTTCAgctcttttattgtgaagagcTTGGGCCTTAAAAGGCGTCATGGCGCCGGTGGTGTTTGAGTTAACCCTGCCGTGTGTTTACACTCTTCTCTTGTCTCAGCGCTGAGGAACGATGGAAACTCATCAGTCGAATAAATAACAGAGACTCAGTCTGTGGAAAACGCTCAGAGTGAGACTCACAGGAGCGTTTCACAAAACGTCTCTGGTGGTCACATctaaaacaggaagttgttttttagcTTGAAGGCTCATTTCATCTTCTCTGATAGTTCTGCTTTTTACGTCCATCGTTACAGATTCAGATTCTTCATGTctccatgtttttctgtcttcttcatcaTGTTTTGACGTGTCCGTCTCTGCTGGTTCTGCGTCTTTCCTCAGCCGTGTTTTATCttgatattttcatgtttttgttggatCTTATTTCCTAGTTTTCAGTCCTGAGCTGAGAGAAGACGCCGCTCCCGTCCTGAtctgtgatgatgaagatgtaaTAAGAGCTCCTGACCTCCCTCTGACCTCTCGGGTGTGGTGGATCTGCTCCTGGATCAGATTTATAATCAGTGAGGAGTCACCGTGAGCTCAGGTAAAAGTTTGTGCCAACAGCTGATGGAGACGAGATACAAAACACgttcatcatcaacacaaagTTTATCTTTTCAGCTCTGGAGAAGAAAAGACTTTATTCAGCTCACATCTGCCTCCAGACGCTGCTCTCCACAACCTGTTTACCATCTTTGGACTCGGAGGTTACACAGGAGCAAGACCTGCAGACTGAACcgctactaccactaccactactaccactactactactactactaccactaccactactactactactactaccactaccactactaccactactactactactactaccactactactaccactaccactactactaccactaccactactactactaccactactactactaccactactactaccactactactaccactaccactaccactactactaccactaccactactactactaccactaccactactaccactactactactactactaccactactactaccactactaccactaccactaccactactaccactactactaccactaccactactactaccactactactaccactaccactaccactactactaccactacttctaccactaccactacttcTACCACTACttctaccactactactaccactaccactaccactactactaccactacttctaccactaccactacttctaccactactactaccactaccactactactaccactactactaccactaccactaccactactactaccactacttctaccactaccactacttcTACCACTACttctaccactactactaccactaccactaccactaccactactactaccactaccactaccactactactaccactaccactaccactactaccactaccactactactactactaccactaccactactactaccactaccactactactaccactactactaccactaccactaccactactactaccactaccactactactaccactacttctaccactactactaccaccactaccactactactaccactactactaccactaccactactactaccactactactaccactaccactactactactactaccactaccactactactaccactaccactactactaccactactactaccactaccactaccactactactaccactaccactactactaccactacttctaccactactactaccaccactaccactaccactaccactactactaccactaccaccactactaccactaccactactactaccactactactaccactaccactaccactactactaccactacttctaccactaccactacttcTACCACTACTTCTACCACTACttctaccactactactaccaccaccactaccattaccactactactaccactaccactaccactactactaccaccaccactaccactgccactactactaccactaccactaccactactactaccactatttctaccactactactaccactactgttactactactaccactaccactactactaccactactactactaccaccaccactactTCTACCactactattactgctactaccactacttctaccactactactaccactactaccaccGCCACTACttctaccactactactaccactactattACCGCTACTACttctaccactactactaccactactgctactaccactaccactactactaccactactactactaccaccaccactacttctaccactactactaccactactattaccgctactaccactaccactactactaccactactgctactaccactaccactacttcTACCactactattactgctactaccactacttctaccactactactaccactactaccaccaccactacttctaccactactactaccactactattACCGCTACTACttctaccactactactaccactactgctactaccactaccactacttctaccactactactaccactactattactgctactaccactactactactaccattaccactactactaccactactactactactgctactaccacaactactaccactaccactactactactactgctactaccactactactaccaccaccactactactaccactactagGCTACATATTTGTACCCAATATGTACTCAAGGTGGAAGTATAATGGTCCCTGTCAgtgtgttgttattgttattgttattttgttatattactactattattataCTACATTATTAACCCATGTTATTCACTATTTTGGATCATACtatggaaacacatttatttaactattGTACACTACAATAGATACATTGTTGGGGAGATACGTTGATAACAATCTGTCATATTTCATACTGTGATCAAAcagtttaaagttaaataaatgtagcagtGAAGTAACATCTTAATGTTAAAGTCAAGTTCAAGtgctttaaattatatttagtggagaacttgagtaaatgattgtttatagtttgttttcataataaagcttttaaaatgtattaacgTTGAGACTTAATGAGCCTTTACTGTCAAACCCTGTGTGATGTAATCTGATTACCCAATGGTTTGATGTTACTATGTAGTTTTATTAAACAGCAAAGAGTCCATGGAGCAGGATTATTGTGTTGAATGAAtttatttcaaaaagaaaattaaaacaacataaaaaacattaaacaaatgttCTAATTTATTTACAATCATCaacaatgttgttgttgtttactaaCAGTTAATGCTACATTTCCATCCtgtttactgtgttgtgtatgttCCCAGTGTAATACTTGACATACTTAGCAGTAGTACGCAATATCTCACAGGAATACTTTATCTCAGAGGGATACTTTAACTCAGAGGAGTACTTTATCTCAGAGGAGTACTTTAACTCAGAGGAATACTTTATCTCAGGAGTACTTTATCTCAGAGGAGTACTTTAACTCAGAGGAATACTTTATCTCAGGAGTACTTTATCTCAGAGGAGTACTTTATCTCagttgaacatgaacatgagtTGCACCATGACGAATATTTACTGTGCAACGCCCACCCCTTTAACCTCCCCGACCAATCAGCAGCGACAAGTGAGGAAACAGAACGTTTGattggaggagaggagcagagcgGGTTTCAAGGCACCCCTCCTGTGAGgcgggaggaggaagaggaggataacTGGGAGGGGCGCCTCGAAACTGGCCggcagagagtgagaggagtctgtgagaagaagaaagagagagagagagagagagagacagagagagacagacagagagagacagagagacacagacacagacacagtcagagagagagacagacaatcagtcagacagtcagagtgCAGCAGAGTTTTGTGGGATCTTCTTCCAGCAGCTCGTCCTGAGTGTCGGTGTGTTTGAGGCTGAAGTCGGAGGACAAAGTTCAGCTGTTGCAGTTTTAAAGGTTAATCCGTGAAACGTTCAGATTTGCTCCTCTGACTCTGAATCAAAGCTGAACTGAAGAAccagtttttcattttatttttagtttttggaAACTACTCTTCTCTCTCGGGGCTGTTTCCTCATCATGGCGGGCAGCAGCTGGATAATGGGCTGCTCTCTGGTCCTGACGCTGCTGCTCCAGTTCTGCAGCGCTCAGTATGAGAAGGGGATTTCCATCCCGGATCACGGCTTCTGCcagaccatctccatccctCTGTGCACAGACATCGCCTACAACCAGACCATCATGCCCAACCTGCTGGGGCACACCAGTCAGGAGGACGCCGGGCTGGAGGTCCACCAGTTTTACCCGCTGGTGAAAGTCCAGTGCTCTGTGGATCTGAAGTTCTTCCTATGCTCCATGTATGCACCGGTGTGCACGGTCTTGGAGCAGGCCATACCGCCCTGCCGCTCGCTGTGCGAGCGTGCACGGCAGGGCTGCGAGGCACTCATGAATAAATTTGGCTTCCAGTGGCCGGAGAGGCTGCGCTGCGAGAACTTCCCGGTCCACGGTGCAGGAGACATCTGCGTGGGTCAGAACACGACCGACGCAGACGGCCCCACGTCCGACCCGACCCTCAACCTCCCTGAACTCGTGACCCTGCCCCCGTACGTCCGAACCAACCAGCCCTTTTCCTGCCCCCTGCAGCTCAGAGTGCCCCCCTACCTCAGCTACCACTTCCTGGGAGCGGAGGACTGTGGCGCTCCCTGTGAGGTCTCCAAGCCCAACGGACTGATGTACTTCCAGGAGGAGGAGTTAAGGTTTGGCCGGCTCTGGGTCGGTATCTGGTCGGTTCTGTGCTGCATGAGCACCCTCTTCACCGTGCTCACGTATCTGGTGGACATGAGGCGGTTTCGATACCCAGAGAGGCCGATCATCTTCCTGTCAGGGTGCTACTTCATGGTGGCGGTGGCCTACGTCGCCGGCTTCCTGCTGGCGGACAAAGTGGTGTGTATCGATAAGTTCGGTATGGACAGCTACAAACTGGTGGCCCAGGGCACCAAGAAAGAAGGCTGCACCATCCTCTTCATGATCCTCTACTTCTTTGGCATGGCCAGCTCCATTTGGTGGGTGATCCTGTCCCTCACCTGGTTCCTGTCAGCTGGGATGAAATGGGGTCACGAGGCCATCGAGGCCAACTCGCAGTACTTCCACCTGGCGGCCTGGGCTGTACCGGCGGTTAAAACCATCACCATCTTGGCGATGGGGCAGGTGGACGGCGACCTGCTCACCGGTGTCTGCTACGTGGGGATCTACAACGTGGACGCCCTGCGGGGCTTCGTCCTGGCGCCGCTGTTTGTCTACCTCTTCATCGGCACTTCCTTCCTGCTGGCAGGCTTCGTGTCGCTCTTCCGCATTCGCACCATCATGAAGCACGACGGCACAAAGACGGAGAAGCTGGAGAAGCTGATGGTGCGGATCGGCGTGTTCAGCGTGCTGTACACGGTGCCCGCCACCATCGTCATCGCCTGCTACTTCTACGAGCAGGCCTTCCGGCCGCAGTGGGAGAGGACATGGCAAATGCAGACGTGCAAACGCTTCGCTGTGCCGTGCCCGGCTGAAAACTTTGCACCACTGACGCCGGACTTCACCGTGTTCATGATCAAGTACCTGATGACCATGATCGTGGGGATCACCTCCGGCTTCTGGATCTGGTCGGGGAAGACGCTGCAGTCGTGGCGCAGGTTTTATAATGGACTGAGCAACAGCAACCAGGGAGAGACGACAGTGTAGCGCCGGAGCTTTTACTGCTCGACTCCTGGATGTAAACTCTGTGTTAGACTGATCCCGGATGGATCTGAACACTCCTCTCAGACAGAACATGAGCCAAGGACCTCgctgtgtgtttgagtctgCCCCAAATTCATTTTACACTTGTAGCTCTTTAATCTTTTTCACTCGTACGCTGACGGGATTATGAGCCTCTGCCGCGTCCAAGTAACAACTTTATTTCACGGGTCTGTAGAAGAAAATCTAATGTGATGCTGAATATTTACTTGTGCTCTTAAGATCACGTACCGGGTCCAGTGGACATTGAGAGGTCGACTGATCATcggggctgatattcagcatttttcagattatcagTATCATTAATTTTTCcgtcagattgctgataaattaaagaaattaactactaaagttatcaaataactGTCATGGAGAGGAAGAACTCGAGGAAAGTACCTGaaaaaattgtacttgagtaaattctACTGTTTTAATTCCATTGCTGGTtatttgacacaaagattttcatttttactgtaaatgaaaatatcagttttcagtctctaATTATTAGATGATTATTATTTCTAATAATCAATATTGGTCCTGAAAAGCCACATCAGTCGACCTCGAGTTAAATTCAGAGCTGAAGCAGAGAGACAACAGGAAGTTCAGACGCTGCTGTGGTTTGTGTCTGATTCATGTTGAAGTATTAACGACATCCCAGTCAGAAGATTTAGATCAACACTGAGGATCAtcaggcttttaatttgaaactcAATCACTGAATCCACAACGACATGCACTTTATTCTGAAAGTAAATGGAACATCTGAACACGAGGACGAAACACTGAACCGATCAACTGATCAATAAATccagaaaataattgacaatgaaaaataaaattagctgcttttattttaaataatttgttgGTTTGAGTCTTAACGTCTCAGAAATCCACGACTTTGCTTTTCTCACGTCTTCAACTGATTTTAGATCAGTTTcactaaaaataataacttttcagttttttgtggcagaaatgaagacaaaagagaaatgtttaaaGATAAAAGAGACAAACGTTTAAAGATTAAACAGACAAAtgtttaaagataaaacagacaaacatttaaaagatcaaacagacaaacgtttaaagataaaacagacaaatgtttaaagataaaagagacaaacttttaaagataaaagagaCAAACGTTTAAAGATAAAAGAGACAAACGTTTAAAGATCAAACAGACAAACGTTTAAAGATAAAAGAGACAAACGTTTAAAGATCAAACAGACAAACGTTTAAAGATAAAAGAGACAAACGTTTAAAGATAAAAGAGACAAACGTTTAAAGATAAAAGAGACAAACGTTTAAAGATCAAACAGACAAACGTTTAAAGatcaaacagacaaatgttTAAAGATAAAAGAGACAAACGTTTAAAGATTAAACAGACAAAtgtttaaagataaaacagacaaacatttaaaagatcaaacagacaaacgtttaaagataaaacagacaaatgtttaaagataaaagagacaaacttttaaagataaaagagaCAAACGTTTAAAGATCAAACAGACAAACGTTTAAAGTTGTCAcataatttaaatgtgttcGTCTCCTGCGGCACCAACATGTACAGAATGTATCAACAGTTGatatttaaatctctttttaacattttctgtcattttattgaccaatcaatcaatcaatcaatcaatcaagaaaataatcaatgaCGACGATAAAGGTTAGCTGCAGTACATTTGTCATTATATCTGTCTGACTttgatttagtttatttaagaaCGGACGGAACAAATTAATAAAGATTAATAAAGATTATATAACACGGGGAACCAGAATGGACTCcctcactcacagataccaaATCAATCTAAATACAGCTGATTTATTTCACCCAGGtccattaattaattaaaagaattaaagaaagagagaaaaaattaaTTGCTGCATTCGTCCTTTAATCAGGATCAGCAGCAGAGTAACTGAGATCTGTTCTGGGCCTAGACGTCTGTTtactgtaatcctgctgacaaacaaacaaacagacagacagacagacagacagacagacagacacaggtggAAACATTACCTCCCCGGTGGAGGTaaatgttgttgctgttgttgttgttgttgttgtttaccagCAGCTGTCCTCTCTCACAGTGTTGACCTCCTGGTCGTCTGTCTCAGGACTGTTTCCAGGATAAATGACCTCCGACCAGTTTGATGAAGCATTACAGTCGTGTGTTGTGTCGGtgccacttcctgtctttgtggtTCTGACCCGTTTGTTCATGATTTTCACTTTAGAGTCGCTCTTCTTCTATAAAACATCTGTACGTATTTGTAAATATCCTCTCTGGAAAGAAATGATGTATTTATGTGAAGTTAATCTTATGAATAACGttgttgtctcttttctttcatgCGATGCTTCTTGTACagtttttcagaataaaacattgAAGTTTTTAAAGAGTTCTGGCTGCAGCAAACACTGGTGTGTACACTGGACCTGGTTAATGACCGCTGAGTGTTACAGGAGGCTTGTTGCAGGCACCAGATTCCTCCTGAAATCTGAgcccattttctttttccttttgtcgCGGCTGCTGAAAGCCTCCCTGAGCCTCAGAGACTGAAACCAGAGCACTCTGACCTCCTTACAGGGAAAGTACAGAAAACAGtttcatcttcttcatccacTCATTTCATGTGAGAACTACTTTTCATTCAGAGCAGCGAACATGAAACACATATTGATCCGTTCACCTCCTGAGGGAACCGTTATCTCCGATCTCCATCCACGATAAACGTCCATAAATCCACTGAGAGACACATTCAGAACTCCCCTgagaatcttcatgtttttaa contains the following coding sequences:
- the LOC140992466 gene encoding frizzled-7-A-like: MAGSSWIMGCSLVLTLLLQFCSAQYEKGISIPDHGFCQTISIPLCTDIAYNQTIMPNLLGHTSQEDAGLEVHQFYPLVKVQCSVDLKFFLCSMYAPVCTVLEQAIPPCRSLCERARQGCEALMNKFGFQWPERLRCENFPVHGAGDICVGQNTTDADGPTSDPTLNLPELVTLPPYVRTNQPFSCPLQLRVPPYLSYHFLGAEDCGAPCEVSKPNGLMYFQEEELRFGRLWVGIWSVLCCMSTLFTVLTYLVDMRRFRYPERPIIFLSGCYFMVAVAYVAGFLLADKVVCIDKFGMDSYKLVAQGTKKEGCTILFMILYFFGMASSIWWVILSLTWFLSAGMKWGHEAIEANSQYFHLAAWAVPAVKTITILAMGQVDGDLLTGVCYVGIYNVDALRGFVLAPLFVYLFIGTSFLLAGFVSLFRIRTIMKHDGTKTEKLEKLMVRIGVFSVLYTVPATIVIACYFYEQAFRPQWERTWQMQTCKRFAVPCPAENFAPLTPDFTVFMIKYLMTMIVGITSGFWIWSGKTLQSWRRFYNGLSNSNQGETTV